One Oryza glaberrima chromosome 10, OglaRS2, whole genome shotgun sequence DNA segment encodes these proteins:
- the LOC127786400 gene encoding flavin-containing monooxygenase FMO GS-OX-like 2 isoform X1 has translation MPRTVAVVGAGAAGLVAARELLREGHAVTVFERSARVGGTWAYDPRSDPDPPCLDTAAAGAAAVHGSLYASLRTNLPRELMGFSGFALAGRVFAGDPRTFPGHREVLAFLDAFAVESGVAGRVRLRAEVVRVGPLAGHGERWTVAWRGEGGVEEEEEVFDAVVVCNGHCTVPLVPKLRGIGNWQGKQMHSHNYRTPEPFQDQIVVVVGLGASGVDIAREISNVAKEVHIASRYTEDRLGKVDTFQNTWLHSEVDCIQDDGQVRFSEGSASIAADTFLYCTGYRYHFPFLDVEGVTVDGNRVGPLYKHVFPPKHAPNLSFVGLPVKARDVYVLCRPSCSSRSSWSRGGSPGRCRGGPSFRARRPWRPPWRRTTGGWTPPGSPSGTRTPSCLTGWSTWTGWRRRSASRPWRRGGGRYTRRLSGASGLWMTATGTAGRRKTKKRIDRLIEFSP, from the exons ATGCCGCGGACGGTGGCcgtggtcggcgccggcgcggcgggccTGGTGGCAGCGCGCGAGCTGCTCCGCGAGGGCCACGCCGTGACGGTGTTCGAGCGGTCGGCGCGCGTCGGGGGCACCTGGGCCTACGACCCGCGCTCCGACCCTGACCCGCCCTGCCTCGACACGgccgcagccggcgccgccgccgtccacggcaGCCTCTACGCGTCGCTGCGCACCAACCTGCCGCGCGAGCTCATGGGCTTCTCCGGGTTCGCGCTGGCGGGGAGGGTGTTCGCCGGCGACCCACGCACGTTCCCGGGCCATCGGGAGGTGCTCGCCTTCCTCGATGCCTTCGCCGTGGAGTccggcgtcgccggccgcgtcaGGCTCCGCGCCGAGGTGGTCCGCGTGGGGCCCCTCGCCGGCCACGGGGAGAGGTGGACCGTGGCAtggcgcggcgagggcggcgtggaggaggaggaggaggtgttcgACGCCGTCGTGGTGTGCAACGGGCACTGCACTGTGCCTCTAGTGCCCAAGCTCCGAG GAATTGGCAATTGGCAAGGGAAGCAGATGCACAGCCACAACTATCGGACTCCTGAACCATTTCAAGATCAG ATTGTTGTTGTGGTAGGATTAGGAGCAAGTGGAGTTGACATAGCTAGAGAGATCTCAAATGTTGCCAAGGAAGTGCACATTGCATCTAGGTACACAGAAGATCGGCTTGGGAAGGTTGATACCTTCCAGAATACCTGGTTGCATTCAGAG GTGGATTGCATCCAAGATGATGGCCAAGTGCGTTTCAGCGAAGGATCTGCATCAATCGCAGCAGATACCTTTCTTTACTGCACAGG GTATCGGTACCATTTCCCGTTCCTGGACGTGGAGGGGGTCACCGTCGACGGCAACCGCGTCGGGCCTCTGTACAAGCACGTCTTCCCCCCGAAGCACGCGCCGAACCTCTCCTTCGTCGGCCTGCCAGTCAAG GCAAGAGATGTATATGTACTGTGCAGACCATCATGTTCCAGTCGTTCGAGCTGGAGTCGAGGTGGGTCGCCCGGGCGCTGTCGGGGCGGGCCGAGCTTCCGGGCGAggaggccatggcggccgccgtgGAGGAGGACTACCGGCGGATGGACGCCGCCGGGAAGCCCAAGCGGCACACGCACGCCCTCATGCCTGACTGG GTGGAGTACATGGACTGGGTGGCGGCGCAGGTCGGCGAGCCGCCCATGGAGGCGCGGAGGCGGGAGATATACGAGAAGGCTCTCCGGTGCATCTGGTCTCTGGATGACAGCTACCGGGACAgctgggaggaggaagacgaagaagagAATAGATAGACTCATCGAGTTCTCTCCTTGA
- the LOC127786400 gene encoding flavin-containing monooxygenase FMO GS-OX-like 2 isoform X2 — protein sequence MPRTVAVVGAGAAGLVAARELLREGHAVTVFERSARVGGTWAYDPRSDPDPPCLDTAAAGAAAVHGSLYASLRTNLPRELMGFSGFALAGRVFAGDPRTFPGHREVLAFLDAFAVESGVAGRVRLRAEVVRVGPLAGHGERWTVAWRGEGGVEEEEEVFDAVVVCNGHCTVPLVPKLRGIGNWQGKQMHSHNYRTPEPFQDQIVVVVGLGASGVDIAREISNVAKEVHIASRYTEDRLGKVDCIQDDGQVRFSEGSASIAADTFLYCTGYRYHFPFLDVEGVTVDGNRVGPLYKHVFPPKHAPNLSFVGLPVKARDVYVLCRPSCSSRSSWSRGGSPGRCRGGPSFRARRPWRPPWRRTTGGWTPPGSPSGTRTPSCLTGWSTWTGWRRRSASRPWRRGGGRYTRRLSGASGLWMTATGTAGRRKTKKRIDRLIEFSP from the exons ATGCCGCGGACGGTGGCcgtggtcggcgccggcgcggcgggccTGGTGGCAGCGCGCGAGCTGCTCCGCGAGGGCCACGCCGTGACGGTGTTCGAGCGGTCGGCGCGCGTCGGGGGCACCTGGGCCTACGACCCGCGCTCCGACCCTGACCCGCCCTGCCTCGACACGgccgcagccggcgccgccgccgtccacggcaGCCTCTACGCGTCGCTGCGCACCAACCTGCCGCGCGAGCTCATGGGCTTCTCCGGGTTCGCGCTGGCGGGGAGGGTGTTCGCCGGCGACCCACGCACGTTCCCGGGCCATCGGGAGGTGCTCGCCTTCCTCGATGCCTTCGCCGTGGAGTccggcgtcgccggccgcgtcaGGCTCCGCGCCGAGGTGGTCCGCGTGGGGCCCCTCGCCGGCCACGGGGAGAGGTGGACCGTGGCAtggcgcggcgagggcggcgtggaggaggaggaggaggtgttcgACGCCGTCGTGGTGTGCAACGGGCACTGCACTGTGCCTCTAGTGCCCAAGCTCCGAG GAATTGGCAATTGGCAAGGGAAGCAGATGCACAGCCACAACTATCGGACTCCTGAACCATTTCAAGATCAG ATTGTTGTTGTGGTAGGATTAGGAGCAAGTGGAGTTGACATAGCTAGAGAGATCTCAAATGTTGCCAAGGAAGTGCACATTGCATCTAGGTACACAGAAGATCGGCTTGGGAAG GTGGATTGCATCCAAGATGATGGCCAAGTGCGTTTCAGCGAAGGATCTGCATCAATCGCAGCAGATACCTTTCTTTACTGCACAGG GTATCGGTACCATTTCCCGTTCCTGGACGTGGAGGGGGTCACCGTCGACGGCAACCGCGTCGGGCCTCTGTACAAGCACGTCTTCCCCCCGAAGCACGCGCCGAACCTCTCCTTCGTCGGCCTGCCAGTCAAG GCAAGAGATGTATATGTACTGTGCAGACCATCATGTTCCAGTCGTTCGAGCTGGAGTCGAGGTGGGTCGCCCGGGCGCTGTCGGGGCGGGCCGAGCTTCCGGGCGAggaggccatggcggccgccgtgGAGGAGGACTACCGGCGGATGGACGCCGCCGGGAAGCCCAAGCGGCACACGCACGCCCTCATGCCTGACTGG GTGGAGTACATGGACTGGGTGGCGGCGCAGGTCGGCGAGCCGCCCATGGAGGCGCGGAGGCGGGAGATATACGAGAAGGCTCTCCGGTGCATCTGGTCTCTGGATGACAGCTACCGGGACAgctgggaggaggaagacgaagaagagAATAGATAGACTCATCGAGTTCTCTCCTTGA
- the LOC127786400 gene encoding flavin-containing monooxygenase FMO GS-OX-like 2 isoform X4, translating into MPRTVAVVGAGAAGLVAARELLREGHAVTVFERSARVGGTWAYDPRSDPDPPCLDTAAAGAAAVHGSLYASLRTNLPRELMGFSGFALAGRVFAGDPRTFPGHREVLAFLDAFAVESGVAGRVRLRAEVVRVGPLAGHGERWTVAWRGEGGVEEEEEVFDAVVVCNGHCTVPLVPKLRGIGNWQGKQMHSHNYRTPEPFQDQIVVVVGLGASGVDIAREISNVAKEVHIASRWIASKMMAKCVSAKDLHQSQQIPFFTAQGIGTISRSWTWRGSPSTATASGLCTSTSSPRSTRRTSPSSACQSRPSCSSRSSWSRGGSPGRCRGGPSFRARRPWRPPWRRTTGGWTPPGSPSGTRTPSCLTGWSTWTGWRRRSASRPWRRGGGRYTRRLSGASGLWMTATGTAGRRKTKKRIDRLIEFSP; encoded by the exons ATGCCGCGGACGGTGGCcgtggtcggcgccggcgcggcgggccTGGTGGCAGCGCGCGAGCTGCTCCGCGAGGGCCACGCCGTGACGGTGTTCGAGCGGTCGGCGCGCGTCGGGGGCACCTGGGCCTACGACCCGCGCTCCGACCCTGACCCGCCCTGCCTCGACACGgccgcagccggcgccgccgccgtccacggcaGCCTCTACGCGTCGCTGCGCACCAACCTGCCGCGCGAGCTCATGGGCTTCTCCGGGTTCGCGCTGGCGGGGAGGGTGTTCGCCGGCGACCCACGCACGTTCCCGGGCCATCGGGAGGTGCTCGCCTTCCTCGATGCCTTCGCCGTGGAGTccggcgtcgccggccgcgtcaGGCTCCGCGCCGAGGTGGTCCGCGTGGGGCCCCTCGCCGGCCACGGGGAGAGGTGGACCGTGGCAtggcgcggcgagggcggcgtggaggaggaggaggaggtgttcgACGCCGTCGTGGTGTGCAACGGGCACTGCACTGTGCCTCTAGTGCCCAAGCTCCGAG GAATTGGCAATTGGCAAGGGAAGCAGATGCACAGCCACAACTATCGGACTCCTGAACCATTTCAAGATCAG ATTGTTGTTGTGGTAGGATTAGGAGCAAGTGGAGTTGACATAGCTAGAGAGATCTCAAATGTTGCCAAGGAAGTGCACATTGCATCTAG GTGGATTGCATCCAAGATGATGGCCAAGTGCGTTTCAGCGAAGGATCTGCATCAATCGCAGCAGATACCTTTCTTTACTGCACAGG GTATCGGTACCATTTCCCGTTCCTGGACGTGGAGGGGGTCACCGTCGACGGCAACCGCGTCGGGCCTCTGTACAAGCACGTCTTCCCCCCGAAGCACGCGCCGAACCTCTCCTTCGTCGGCCTGCCAGTCAAG ACCATCATGTTCCAGTCGTTCGAGCTGGAGTCGAGGTGGGTCGCCCGGGCGCTGTCGGGGCGGGCCGAGCTTCCGGGCGAggaggccatggcggccgccgtgGAGGAGGACTACCGGCGGATGGACGCCGCCGGGAAGCCCAAGCGGCACACGCACGCCCTCATGCCTGACTGG GTGGAGTACATGGACTGGGTGGCGGCGCAGGTCGGCGAGCCGCCCATGGAGGCGCGGAGGCGGGAGATATACGAGAAGGCTCTCCGGTGCATCTGGTCTCTGGATGACAGCTACCGGGACAgctgggaggaggaagacgaagaagagAATAGATAGACTCATCGAGTTCTCTCCTTGA
- the LOC127786400 gene encoding flavin-containing monooxygenase FMO GS-OX-like 2 isoform X5 produces MPRTVAVVGAGAAGLVAARELLREGHAVTVFERSARVGGTWAYDPRSDPDPPCLDTAAAGAAAVHGSLYASLRTNLPRELMGFSGFALAGRVFAGDPRTFPGHREVLAFLDAFAVESGVAGRVRLRAEVVRVGPLAGHGERWTVAWRGEGGVEEEEEVFDAVVVCNGHCTVPLVPKLRGIGNWQGKQMHSHNYRTPEPFQDQVQDAVSVTVSVDCIQDDGQVRFSEGSASIAADTFLYCTGYRYHFPFLDVEGVTVDGNRVGPLYKHVFPPKHAPNLSFVGLPVKARDVYVLCRPSCSSRSSWSRGGSPGRCRGGPSFRARRPWRPPWRRTTGGWTPPGSPSGTRTPSCLTGWSTWTGWRRRSASRPWRRGGGRYTRRLSGASGLWMTATGTAGRRKTKKRIDRLIEFSP; encoded by the exons ATGCCGCGGACGGTGGCcgtggtcggcgccggcgcggcgggccTGGTGGCAGCGCGCGAGCTGCTCCGCGAGGGCCACGCCGTGACGGTGTTCGAGCGGTCGGCGCGCGTCGGGGGCACCTGGGCCTACGACCCGCGCTCCGACCCTGACCCGCCCTGCCTCGACACGgccgcagccggcgccgccgccgtccacggcaGCCTCTACGCGTCGCTGCGCACCAACCTGCCGCGCGAGCTCATGGGCTTCTCCGGGTTCGCGCTGGCGGGGAGGGTGTTCGCCGGCGACCCACGCACGTTCCCGGGCCATCGGGAGGTGCTCGCCTTCCTCGATGCCTTCGCCGTGGAGTccggcgtcgccggccgcgtcaGGCTCCGCGCCGAGGTGGTCCGCGTGGGGCCCCTCGCCGGCCACGGGGAGAGGTGGACCGTGGCAtggcgcggcgagggcggcgtggaggaggaggaggaggtgttcgACGCCGTCGTGGTGTGCAACGGGCACTGCACTGTGCCTCTAGTGCCCAAGCTCCGAG GAATTGGCAATTGGCAAGGGAAGCAGATGCACAGCCACAACTATCGGACTCCTGAACCATTTCAAGATCAGGTTCAAGATGCTGTCTCGGTTACAGTATCA GTGGATTGCATCCAAGATGATGGCCAAGTGCGTTTCAGCGAAGGATCTGCATCAATCGCAGCAGATACCTTTCTTTACTGCACAGG GTATCGGTACCATTTCCCGTTCCTGGACGTGGAGGGGGTCACCGTCGACGGCAACCGCGTCGGGCCTCTGTACAAGCACGTCTTCCCCCCGAAGCACGCGCCGAACCTCTCCTTCGTCGGCCTGCCAGTCAAG GCAAGAGATGTATATGTACTGTGCAGACCATCATGTTCCAGTCGTTCGAGCTGGAGTCGAGGTGGGTCGCCCGGGCGCTGTCGGGGCGGGCCGAGCTTCCGGGCGAggaggccatggcggccgccgtgGAGGAGGACTACCGGCGGATGGACGCCGCCGGGAAGCCCAAGCGGCACACGCACGCCCTCATGCCTGACTGG GTGGAGTACATGGACTGGGTGGCGGCGCAGGTCGGCGAGCCGCCCATGGAGGCGCGGAGGCGGGAGATATACGAGAAGGCTCTCCGGTGCATCTGGTCTCTGGATGACAGCTACCGGGACAgctgggaggaggaagacgaagaagagAATAGATAGACTCATCGAGTTCTCTCCTTGA
- the LOC127786400 gene encoding flavin-containing monooxygenase FMO GS-OX-like 2 isoform X3, with product MPRTVAVVGAGAAGLVAARELLREGHAVTVFERSARVGGTWAYDPRSDPDPPCLDTAAAGAAAVHGSLYASLRTNLPRELMGFSGFALAGRVFAGDPRTFPGHREVLAFLDAFAVESGVAGRVRLRAEVVRVGPLAGHGERWTVAWRGEGGVEEEEEVFDAVVVCNGHCTVPLVPKLRGIGNWQGKQMHSHNYRTPEPFQDQIVVVVGLGASGVDIAREISNVAKEVHIASRYTEDRLGKVDTFQNTWLHSEVDCIQDDGQVRFSEGSASIAADTFLYCTGYRYHFPFLDVEGVTVDGNRVGPLYKHVFPPKHAPNLSFVGLPVKTIMFQSFELESRWVARALSGRAELPGEEAMAAAVEEDYRRMDAAGKPKRHTHALMPDWVEYMDWVAAQVGEPPMEARRREIYEKALRCIWSLDDSYRDSWEEEDEEENR from the exons ATGCCGCGGACGGTGGCcgtggtcggcgccggcgcggcgggccTGGTGGCAGCGCGCGAGCTGCTCCGCGAGGGCCACGCCGTGACGGTGTTCGAGCGGTCGGCGCGCGTCGGGGGCACCTGGGCCTACGACCCGCGCTCCGACCCTGACCCGCCCTGCCTCGACACGgccgcagccggcgccgccgccgtccacggcaGCCTCTACGCGTCGCTGCGCACCAACCTGCCGCGCGAGCTCATGGGCTTCTCCGGGTTCGCGCTGGCGGGGAGGGTGTTCGCCGGCGACCCACGCACGTTCCCGGGCCATCGGGAGGTGCTCGCCTTCCTCGATGCCTTCGCCGTGGAGTccggcgtcgccggccgcgtcaGGCTCCGCGCCGAGGTGGTCCGCGTGGGGCCCCTCGCCGGCCACGGGGAGAGGTGGACCGTGGCAtggcgcggcgagggcggcgtggaggaggaggaggaggtgttcgACGCCGTCGTGGTGTGCAACGGGCACTGCACTGTGCCTCTAGTGCCCAAGCTCCGAG GAATTGGCAATTGGCAAGGGAAGCAGATGCACAGCCACAACTATCGGACTCCTGAACCATTTCAAGATCAG ATTGTTGTTGTGGTAGGATTAGGAGCAAGTGGAGTTGACATAGCTAGAGAGATCTCAAATGTTGCCAAGGAAGTGCACATTGCATCTAGGTACACAGAAGATCGGCTTGGGAAGGTTGATACCTTCCAGAATACCTGGTTGCATTCAGAG GTGGATTGCATCCAAGATGATGGCCAAGTGCGTTTCAGCGAAGGATCTGCATCAATCGCAGCAGATACCTTTCTTTACTGCACAGG GTATCGGTACCATTTCCCGTTCCTGGACGTGGAGGGGGTCACCGTCGACGGCAACCGCGTCGGGCCTCTGTACAAGCACGTCTTCCCCCCGAAGCACGCGCCGAACCTCTCCTTCGTCGGCCTGCCAGTCAAG ACCATCATGTTCCAGTCGTTCGAGCTGGAGTCGAGGTGGGTCGCCCGGGCGCTGTCGGGGCGGGCCGAGCTTCCGGGCGAggaggccatggcggccgccgtgGAGGAGGACTACCGGCGGATGGACGCCGCCGGGAAGCCCAAGCGGCACACGCACGCCCTCATGCCTGACTGG GTGGAGTACATGGACTGGGTGGCGGCGCAGGTCGGCGAGCCGCCCATGGAGGCGCGGAGGCGGGAGATATACGAGAAGGCTCTCCGGTGCATCTGGTCTCTGGATGACAGCTACCGGGACAgctgggaggaggaagacgaagaagagAATAGATAG
- the LOC127786400 gene encoding flavin-containing monooxygenase FMO GS-OX-like 2 isoform X6 has product MPRTVAVVGAGAAGLVAARELLREGHAVTVFERSARVGGTWAYDPRSDPDPPCLDTAAAGAAAVHGSLYASLRTNLPRELMGFSGFALAGRVFAGDPRTFPGHREVLAFLDAFAVESGVAGRVRLRAEVVRVGPLAGHGERWTVAWRGEGGVEEEEEVFDAVVVCNGHCTVPLVPKLRGIGNWQGKQMHSHNYRTPEPFQDQIVVVVGLGASGVDIAREISNVAKEVHIASRWIASKMMAKCVSAKDLHQSQQIPFFTAQGIGTISRSWTWRGSPSTATASGLCTSTSSPRSTRRTSPSSACQSRQEMYMYCADHHVPVVRAGVEVGRPGAVGAGRASGRGGHGGRRGGGLPADGRRREAQAAHARPHA; this is encoded by the exons ATGCCGCGGACGGTGGCcgtggtcggcgccggcgcggcgggccTGGTGGCAGCGCGCGAGCTGCTCCGCGAGGGCCACGCCGTGACGGTGTTCGAGCGGTCGGCGCGCGTCGGGGGCACCTGGGCCTACGACCCGCGCTCCGACCCTGACCCGCCCTGCCTCGACACGgccgcagccggcgccgccgccgtccacggcaGCCTCTACGCGTCGCTGCGCACCAACCTGCCGCGCGAGCTCATGGGCTTCTCCGGGTTCGCGCTGGCGGGGAGGGTGTTCGCCGGCGACCCACGCACGTTCCCGGGCCATCGGGAGGTGCTCGCCTTCCTCGATGCCTTCGCCGTGGAGTccggcgtcgccggccgcgtcaGGCTCCGCGCCGAGGTGGTCCGCGTGGGGCCCCTCGCCGGCCACGGGGAGAGGTGGACCGTGGCAtggcgcggcgagggcggcgtggaggaggaggaggaggtgttcgACGCCGTCGTGGTGTGCAACGGGCACTGCACTGTGCCTCTAGTGCCCAAGCTCCGAG GAATTGGCAATTGGCAAGGGAAGCAGATGCACAGCCACAACTATCGGACTCCTGAACCATTTCAAGATCAG ATTGTTGTTGTGGTAGGATTAGGAGCAAGTGGAGTTGACATAGCTAGAGAGATCTCAAATGTTGCCAAGGAAGTGCACATTGCATCTAG GTGGATTGCATCCAAGATGATGGCCAAGTGCGTTTCAGCGAAGGATCTGCATCAATCGCAGCAGATACCTTTCTTTACTGCACAGG GTATCGGTACCATTTCCCGTTCCTGGACGTGGAGGGGGTCACCGTCGACGGCAACCGCGTCGGGCCTCTGTACAAGCACGTCTTCCCCCCGAAGCACGCGCCGAACCTCTCCTTCGTCGGCCTGCCAGTCAAG GCAAGAGATGTATATGTACTGTGCAGACCATCATGTTCCAGTCGTTCGAGCTGGAGTCGAGGTGGGTCGCCCGGGCGCTGTCGGGGCGGGCCGAGCTTCCGGGCGAggaggccatggcggccgccgtgGAGGAGGACTACCGGCGGATGGACGCCGCCGGGAAGCCCAAGCGGCACACGCACGCCCTCATGCCTGA
- the LOC127786402 gene encoding 14 kDa proline-rich protein DC2.15-like, translating to MASSRASASCALFLALNLLLFAITTACPSCGSGGGGHGHYGGGGGSGGGGGYGGGSGGYGGYGGGGGSSTSGWYGKCPTDALKLGVCANVLDLIKAKAGVPATEPCCPLLNGLVDLEAAVCLCTAIKANVLGINLNLPIHLSLILNFCGKGVPTGFMCS from the coding sequence ATGGCGTCGTCCAGGGCGTCGGCTTCCTGTGCCCTCTTCCTCGCCctcaacctcctcctcttcgccatCACCACCGCCTGCCCGtcctgcggcagcggcggcggcggccatggccattacggtggcggcggcggcagcggcggaggcggcggctacggaggaggcagcggcggctacggaggatacggcggcggcggggggtcgTCGACGAGCGGGTGGTACGGGAAGTGCCCGACGGACGCGCTGAAGCTGGGGGTGTGCGCGAACGTGCTGGACCTGATAAAGGCGAAGGCGGGGGTGCCGGCGACGGAGCCGTGCTGCCCGCTGCTGAACGGGCTGGTGGACCTGGAGGCGGCGGTGTGCCTGTGCACGGCCATCAAGGCCAACGTGCTGGGCATCAACCTCAACCTCCCCATCCACCTCAGCCTCATCCTCAACTTCTGCGGCAAGGGCGTCCCCACCGGCTTCATGTGCTCTTAA
- the LOC127786401 gene encoding QWRF motif-containing protein 7-like produces MESNGVGGGAARPLTASRRLLARSASTTASRAGGAGAFVYDGMRPAPLFSSTNFARSLRKAASFGGGGKKQYSADDDGAVAVKAAAPPRRALSSKENTVHELGTAAARGPWEPARRPRRSSSGGSSSPENAGSTRGSAVLRDMMTRRKEEPEKEEAAHRARMLAARLLQWRFANARMEKAMARATAAAENKLFYTWLRVAELRNIQAAKRIVAQRRRQKLKLARLLRPQLSLLASWDSLAKPHADAVDDLGAVLAAACTALPLADGAQGDMESLHEAMFACVGTVNDIEANADMFFATAGVTSSTLEELSTTIKQEVEGLQEAMKLARIVTSLQVQEVSLRANLIQIQAKQKVDMGASVPAIATSGWCF; encoded by the exons atggagtccaatggcgtcggcggcggcgcggcgcggccgctcACGGCGTCGAGGCGGCTGCTGGCGCGGAGCGCGAGCACCACGGCgtcgcgcgccggcggcgccggcgcgttcGTCTACGACGGGATGCGCCCGGCGCCGCTCTTCTCGTCGACCAACTTCGCGCGGTCCCTCCGCAAGGCGGCctcgttcggcggcggcggcaagaagcAGTacagcgccgacgacgacggcgccgtcgccgtgaaggcggcggcgccgccgcggcgggcgctgAGCAGCAAGGAGAACACCGTGCACGAGCTGGGTACGGCCGCGGCGAGGGGCCCGTGGgagccggcgaggcggccgaggcggagctCATCGGgggggtcgtcgtcgccggagaacGCCGGGAGCACCAGAGGATCGGCCGTGCTCAGGGACATGATGAcgcggaggaaggaggagcccgagaaggaggaggcggcgcaccgCGCGCGCATGCTCGCCGCGCGCCTGCTCCAGTGGCGCTTCGCCAACGCCCGCATGGAGAAGGCCAtggcccgcgccaccgccgccgccgag aaCAAGCTGTTCTACACGTGGCTGCGGGTGGCGGAGCTCCGGAACATCCAGGCGGCGAAGCGGATcgtggcgcagcggcggcggcagaagcTGAAGCTGGCGAGGCTGCTCCGGCCGCAGCTCTCGCTGCTCGCGTCGTGGGACTCCCTCGCCAAGCcgcacgccgacgccgtcgatgacctcggcgccgtcctcgccgccgcctgcaccgCGCTCCCCTTAGCCGACGGCGCCCAA GGCGACATGGAGAGCTTGCACGAAGCCATGTTCGCGTGCGTGGGCACGGTGAACGACATCGAAGCCAACGCCGACATGTTCTTCGCCACG GCTGGGGTGACGAGCAGCACGCTGGAAGAACTGTCGACGACGATAAAGCAGGAGGTGGAGGGCCTGCAGGAAGCCATGAAGCTGGCAAGGATTGTCACTAGCTTGCAG GTGCAGGAAGTGAGCCTCCGGGCAAACTTGATTCAGATTCAGGCAAAGCAGAAGGTTGACATGGGAGCATCTGTCCCGGCGATTGCAACTTCTGGTTGGTGTTTCTGA